One Lacipirellulaceae bacterium DNA window includes the following coding sequences:
- a CDS encoding PH domain-containing protein gives MSQAIAGVVPATEREATIMTVWPTLGATAYGRWWGRRFANKLGISVFGIPFTVGRLMALVSIPFVLPLYFHMLVPRLPLVVAGFPNSACRRYRLTNRRLIVEQPYGGGEQQSVSLDRFDSIETIVLPGQEWYPAGDLVFKNGEIETFRLSGVPHPKAFRSTCFKAHQVFVGVQKAREAGAAV, from the coding sequence ATGTCCCAAGCCATCGCCGGGGTTGTTCCCGCTACTGAACGTGAAGCAACGATCATGACCGTCTGGCCCACCCTTGGTGCCACGGCATACGGGCGTTGGTGGGGTCGTCGGTTTGCGAATAAGCTGGGAATCTCCGTATTTGGGATTCCCTTTACTGTGGGACGTTTGATGGCACTGGTGTCGATTCCTTTCGTCCTGCCGCTCTATTTCCACATGCTGGTTCCCAGGTTGCCCTTGGTGGTAGCGGGATTCCCAAACTCAGCGTGCCGTCGGTATCGGCTCACGAATCGCCGACTGATCGTCGAACAGCCCTATGGCGGTGGTGAGCAGCAGAGCGTTTCGCTTGATCGGTTTGACTCGATCGAGACAATCGTTCTGCCTGGCCAGGAGTGGTATCCGGCGGGTGATTTGGTCTTTAAGAATGGCGAAATCGAAACCTTCCGCCTCTCTGGAGTGCCTCATCCAAAAGCCTTCCGTTCGACCTGCTTCAAAGCCCACCAAGTCTTTGTGGGCGTTCAAAAGGCGCGCGAAGCGGGTGCCGCTGTTTAG
- a CDS encoding PEP-CTERM sorting domain-containing protein: MKLFQRSILGFIILALSPAVGLSQDLDINFTNNAGSLTLTQGNTRSAFLIAPGFPPMPGDPPVSTDQPGFRAPPGALSEGAIVNLRVIQPLLYWDGAEVANPTPLTTPFRVENLAGTLFDVTRNKVPDHAPLPVAVAFNNGEVHDHILFRLFELTSPDGAYGIVGQLEVDGHSPTEPFLFVFAQRITAGQRDQAVTDLLAASGIEPGALRADFDLDASVDGGDLADWETGYGIASAALLSDGDATRDAQVAGNDFLTWQQEASIMPLVTAVPEPSSLMLLGLAGSMMLGLRRGRH, from the coding sequence ATGAAATTGTTTCAACGATCGATCTTGGGGTTCATTATCCTGGCCCTATCTCCGGCAGTTGGTCTCTCCCAAGATCTCGACATTAATTTTACGAACAACGCCGGTAGCTTGACGCTTACGCAAGGCAACACCCGCTCGGCATTTCTAATTGCTCCCGGGTTCCCACCGATGCCAGGCGATCCGCCGGTTAGTACCGACCAACCTGGCTTTCGCGCACCGCCGGGGGCACTGTCCGAAGGAGCGATCGTCAACCTGCGAGTGATTCAACCGCTGCTGTACTGGGATGGTGCCGAGGTTGCAAACCCAACTCCATTGACGACACCGTTTCGCGTGGAGAACCTAGCTGGAACGCTCTTTGACGTCACGCGCAACAAAGTTCCAGATCACGCTCCGCTTCCGGTCGCCGTCGCCTTTAATAATGGCGAAGTCCACGACCACATCCTATTTCGGCTCTTCGAGCTAACCTCACCCGACGGGGCCTACGGGATTGTCGGGCAATTGGAAGTTGACGGACATTCGCCGACAGAACCTTTTCTGTTCGTCTTCGCCCAGCGAATCACCGCAGGGCAGCGGGACCAAGCGGTAACTGATCTTTTGGCCGCCAGCGGCATCGAGCCGGGAGCTCTCCGGGCAGATTTTGATCTTGATGCCTCGGTCGATGGCGGTGACTTGGCGGACTGGGAAACGGGATACGGCATCGCCTCTGCGGCACTGCTCAGCGATGGGGACGCCACGCGGGACGCACAGGTTGCAGGGAACGATTTCCTGACTTGGCAGCAGGAAGCCAGTATCATGCCTTTGGTAACCGCGGTCCCCGAGCCGAGTAGCTTGATGCTCTTGGGTTTGGCGGGATCAATGATGCTAGGGCTGCGAAGGGGACGCCACTAG
- a CDS encoding CBS domain-containing protein has translation MDQLTARDFMVKKLVTLRPEMDVLKAVQMLLKNRISGAPVVDDSGNYLGIFSEKCSMHFLLDAAYDQLPSSSVESFMDRDAQTIDPNAQLLSIAQVFLLTSYRRLPVLEDGRLIGQVSRRDVLHAALKLVKKSPPKASDSTILYLSALKERSEAPVA, from the coding sequence ATGGATCAACTCACTGCTCGCGACTTCATGGTCAAGAAGCTTGTTACTCTACGTCCTGAAATGGACGTGCTCAAAGCGGTTCAGATGCTGCTGAAAAATCGCATCTCCGGCGCACCGGTCGTGGACGACTCTGGCAACTACTTGGGAATCTTCAGTGAGAAATGCTCGATGCACTTTCTCCTGGATGCCGCTTACGACCAGCTTCCCTCGAGCAGCGTCGAGTCGTTCATGGACCGCGATGCCCAGACGATTGACCCGAACGCACAACTCTTATCGATTGCCCAGGTGTTCCTGCTGACATCCTATCGCCGCTTGCCGGTGCTCGAAGACGGCAGACTGATTGGCCAAGTTAGCCGAAGAGACGTCCTGCACGCGGCACTGAAACTGGTGAAGAAATCGCCACCGAAGGCCTCCGACAGTACGATTCTGTATCTAAGTGCGTTAAAAGAGCGAAGCGAGGCCCCCGTGGCTTAG
- a CDS encoding aminopeptidase, translated as MNDPRITKLANLLLDHSCEIKKGEKILIEAFDLPEPNLVCALVEGAAERGAIPLVTTKQNAVLRSLYQTATEESMKAAAEFEGARMNACQAYVGIRGAANSSQFADVPHERMDLFQKHWWKPVHGSIRVPDTKWVVLRYPTDSFAQAANMSTAAFEDFYFDVCTADYAAMGRNQEPLVKRMEAADQVKIIAPGTELAFSIKDIPVIPCNGDRNIPDGEVFTAPVRDSINGVIKFNTQSRYQGTVFSDIEFEFKDGQIIRAESNDTERLNAILDSDEGARYCGEWSMGTNNRVRHPMLDTLFDEKIGGSFHLTPGQAYDEADNGNDSQIHWDLVLIQREDYGGGEIYFDDELVRKDGLFVPEDLQGLNEGL; from the coding sequence ATGAACGACCCTCGCATCACGAAGCTCGCCAACTTACTGCTTGACCATAGCTGTGAGATCAAAAAGGGCGAGAAAATTCTTATCGAAGCTTTCGACTTGCCAGAGCCCAATCTCGTCTGTGCGTTAGTCGAAGGAGCCGCCGAGCGGGGAGCGATTCCTCTTGTCACGACCAAGCAAAATGCCGTCTTGCGTTCGCTCTACCAAACGGCCACCGAAGAAAGCATGAAGGCCGCGGCGGAGTTTGAAGGAGCCCGCATGAACGCTTGTCAGGCTTATGTCGGTATCCGCGGCGCTGCCAACAGTAGTCAGTTCGCAGATGTGCCGCACGAGCGGATGGACTTGTTTCAAAAGCATTGGTGGAAACCCGTGCATGGTAGTATTCGTGTCCCCGATACGAAGTGGGTCGTGCTGCGGTATCCAACCGACTCGTTCGCGCAGGCGGCAAACATGAGTACCGCTGCCTTTGAAGATTTTTACTTTGATGTCTGCACCGCCGACTATGCGGCGATGGGGCGAAACCAGGAGCCACTGGTCAAGCGAATGGAAGCAGCTGATCAGGTGAAGATCATCGCGCCCGGCACGGAGCTGGCGTTCAGCATCAAAGACATCCCCGTGATTCCTTGCAATGGTGATCGGAACATCCCCGACGGCGAAGTCTTCACCGCCCCCGTGCGCGACAGCATCAACGGGGTGATCAAGTTCAATACGCAATCACGCTATCAAGGAACGGTGTTCAGCGATATCGAGTTCGAATTCAAAGACGGTCAAATCATCCGGGCTGAATCGAACGACACTGAGCGGCTCAACGCAATCCTCGACTCTGACGAAGGTGCCCGCTACTGCGGCGAGTGGTCGATGGGAACGAACAACCGCGTGCGGCATCCGATGCTTGACACGTTGTTCGATGAAAAGATCGGCGGCAGTTTCCATCTCACCCCGGGACAAGCCTACGATGAAGCGGACAACGGAAACGACAGCCAGATCCATTGGGACCTGGTTCTAATCCAGCGTGAGGACTACGGCGGGGGCGAAATCTACTTCGACGATGAGCTCGTCCGCAAGGACGGCTTATTCGTGCCAGAAGACTTGCAGGGGCTGAACGAAGGGCTTTAG
- a CDS encoding acyl-CoA dehydrogenase family protein: MSTQSPPPTETDQTSDHEASFAETALKLGGKSDDEARRTGAIDKADDQVESLFAPQYQTVNSPAHRAVWERGVPVELFQSAEHATPADVRKVMDDSLAVVRKHRDAGTVLDANGKITDQVMGDLAEVGYWGLLVDREFGGSGTPFASFAPFLTEMAMLDPTIAGLASVHGCIGAVDPVRTFGTDEQKQRFLPDLGNGDRLSAFALTEPCAGSDLTALRTSAKLEGDHYVVNGEKLFITNVVPGRTIGLVCLIEEKPAVLIVDLPTEENENFQLRKYGLWALKHTFNQGIIFKDFHVPKENLLTPTKGDGLTIAYHGLNLGRVSLCANAAGTMRIMLASMIPWANFRVTYSEAIAKRELVQRRMGEMAGLIVACDALVAWCAGLIDQGYRGEMECVIAKIFGSEAQKHAAIELFMKTHGGRSFLHGHLFGDNVHEYLAPCIYEGEGEMLAMAFFKSLVKDHGKTYFEPVGKALAAAGIKKPNPLNPAHAWALKGVVFPYLKWLVARKLLPTASSQLPNMPSELRRHAEFACTNLQKMSVEISDTMSKFQLSLADRQCRMAELSQRCQDLITMLCTSLYGSRHADELVRKAADVMCEQLQQKYTGRRHSNKFFKKVTQLGAAIGEGGFKSIAGLEPDEILMPYEQQSQTEKADSPEHVGGRVH; the protein is encoded by the coding sequence ATGAGCACCCAATCGCCCCCACCCACTGAGACCGATCAGACCTCAGATCACGAAGCTTCCTTCGCCGAAACTGCCCTCAAGCTGGGCGGCAAGAGCGATGATGAAGCGCGCCGCACCGGGGCGATCGACAAGGCAGACGATCAGGTCGAGTCCCTCTTCGCACCGCAATATCAAACCGTCAATAGCCCCGCGCACCGTGCGGTCTGGGAACGTGGTGTTCCGGTCGAACTCTTTCAAAGTGCCGAGCACGCAACGCCTGCCGATGTTCGGAAGGTCATGGATGATTCTCTGGCCGTGGTACGTAAGCACCGTGATGCAGGCACGGTTCTTGATGCTAATGGTAAGATCACCGATCAAGTGATGGGCGACTTAGCCGAGGTTGGCTATTGGGGCCTCTTGGTCGACCGCGAGTTCGGCGGCAGCGGCACGCCCTTCGCCTCTTTCGCGCCGTTTCTGACAGAAATGGCGATGCTCGATCCGACGATCGCAGGCCTTGCCTCAGTTCACGGTTGCATCGGTGCGGTTGATCCTGTGCGGACGTTCGGCACGGACGAGCAGAAGCAACGCTTCTTGCCCGACCTTGGTAACGGCGACCGACTCAGTGCGTTCGCACTTACCGAGCCCTGCGCCGGCAGCGATCTTACCGCATTGCGCACTTCTGCCAAGTTAGAGGGTGACCATTATGTCGTGAACGGCGAGAAGCTGTTCATTACCAATGTGGTTCCTGGCCGCACGATTGGGCTGGTCTGTTTGATCGAAGAGAAGCCCGCTGTGCTGATCGTTGATCTTCCCACGGAAGAAAACGAGAACTTCCAACTCCGCAAGTACGGCCTCTGGGCGCTCAAGCATACATTCAATCAAGGAATTATCTTCAAGGACTTCCACGTCCCCAAGGAGAACTTGCTAACTCCCACCAAGGGCGATGGCCTGACGATTGCCTATCACGGTTTGAATCTCGGTCGTGTCTCGCTTTGTGCCAACGCGGCCGGCACGATGCGAATCATGCTCGCCAGCATGATCCCCTGGGCGAACTTCCGCGTTACCTACAGCGAGGCGATCGCCAAACGTGAACTTGTGCAACGTCGCATGGGCGAAATGGCCGGGCTGATTGTCGCCTGCGATGCACTCGTTGCTTGGTGCGCAGGTTTGATCGATCAAGGCTATCGTGGCGAAATGGAATGTGTGATCGCCAAGATTTTTGGTAGCGAAGCTCAAAAGCACGCCGCGATTGAATTATTCATGAAAACCCACGGCGGTCGTTCTTTCCTACATGGCCACCTTTTCGGCGACAACGTTCACGAGTATCTTGCCCCATGCATTTACGAGGGTGAAGGGGAAATGCTCGCCATGGCGTTTTTCAAATCCTTGGTGAAAGATCACGGCAAAACGTATTTCGAGCCCGTCGGTAAAGCTCTGGCTGCAGCAGGCATCAAGAAACCGAACCCACTCAACCCGGCCCACGCTTGGGCTCTCAAGGGAGTGGTGTTCCCATACTTGAAGTGGTTGGTCGCCCGCAAACTGTTGCCGACCGCCAGCAGCCAGCTTCCCAATATGCCTAGTGAGCTACGCAGACACGCCGAGTTCGCGTGTACGAACTTGCAAAAAATGTCGGTCGAGATCTCCGACACGATGAGCAAGTTCCAATTGTCGCTCGCCGATCGCCAGTGCCGCATGGCAGAGCTAAGCCAACGCTGCCAAGACTTGATTACCATGCTCTGCACCAGCCTCTACGGCAGCCGCCACGCCGACGAGTTGGTGCGTAAAGCAGCAGACGTAATGTGCGAGCAGTTGCAGCAAAAGTACACCGGTCGCCGTCACTCGAACAAGTTTTTCAAGAAGGTCACCCAGCTCGGCGCTGCTATCGGCGAAGGGGGCTTCAAGAGCATCGCTGGCTTGGAACCGGATGAAATCCTAATGCCTTATGAGCAGCAATCTCAGACAGAGAAAGCCGACTCGCCTGAGCATGTGGGCGGTCGAGTGCATTGA
- a CDS encoding PEP-CTERM sorting domain-containing protein, whose translation MSQRIIALLAAVAVCVVPADAFGVLITETLTGEVLFGDAMGATATATFTYDDALITGIDEEFLVPPDFSLSFTFLGQTFIEDDDTDFPDFPELGFLDGVPVSLDFVVIDGDGVGDEILDPVIFNFSMFDIEPDPAGGFFGEIFTNFSFIPEPTTAMLAGLAMVGFATRRKTC comes from the coding sequence ATGAGCCAAAGAATAATTGCACTTCTGGCAGCGGTTGCTGTCTGTGTTGTGCCCGCCGATGCTTTCGGAGTATTGATCACGGAAACACTAACTGGCGAAGTGCTGTTTGGCGACGCGATGGGCGCGACCGCCACGGCAACTTTCACCTATGACGACGCACTGATCACAGGGATAGATGAAGAGTTTCTCGTGCCACCAGACTTCAGCTTGAGCTTTACCTTCTTAGGCCAAACTTTCATCGAAGACGACGACACGGATTTCCCTGACTTTCCCGAGCTCGGCTTCCTTGATGGCGTGCCAGTTTCTCTTGATTTTGTTGTCATTGATGGAGACGGTGTCGGTGATGAGATTCTCGACCCGGTAATCTTCAATTTCTCCATGTTCGATATCGAACCGGACCCCGCTGGCGGCTTTTTTGGAGAAATCTTCACGAACTTCTCATTTATTCCGGAGCCAACCACAGCAATGTTGGCTGGGCTAGCAATGGTCGGTTTCGCCACTCGCCGAAAAACTTGCTAG
- the mgrA gene encoding L-glyceraldehyde 3-phosphate reductase — protein sequence MSRYDSMTYNRCGNSGLKLPAVSLGLWHNFGGVDDQQVARDIVWRAFDRGVTHFDLANNYGPPPGSAEENFGKMLAGDLAAHRDELIISTKAGYTMWDGPYGDWGSRKYLLASLDQSLTRMGLEYVDIFYSHRPDPETPLEETMGALASAVQQGKALYVGISNYKSKKTRKAAKLLKEMGCPLLIHQPRYSMFDRWVEEDGLLETLEDVGAGCIPFSPLAQGLLTDRYLDGIPADSRVAKEHGFLSEDQLTKDVLKQIRKLHELAQGRGQSLAQMALAWVLRRPEVTTVLIGASSVKQLDDNLDCLDKREFEKDELAQIEAILN from the coding sequence ATGTCACGTTACGATTCGATGACTTACAACCGCTGTGGAAACAGTGGCCTAAAACTCCCAGCCGTCTCTTTAGGGCTTTGGCATAACTTCGGCGGTGTCGATGATCAGCAAGTGGCGCGCGACATTGTCTGGCGGGCGTTTGATCGCGGTGTGACGCATTTTGATTTGGCGAACAACTATGGCCCGCCGCCGGGCTCCGCCGAGGAGAACTTCGGCAAGATGTTAGCCGGTGACTTAGCAGCCCATCGCGATGAGCTGATCATCAGCACCAAGGCGGGCTACACGATGTGGGACGGGCCCTACGGAGACTGGGGATCACGGAAATACCTGCTGGCGAGTTTGGATCAGAGCCTCACGCGGATGGGACTCGAGTACGTGGACATTTTCTACTCACACCGTCCCGATCCAGAGACCCCGCTGGAAGAAACAATGGGCGCACTCGCCAGTGCAGTCCAGCAAGGAAAAGCCCTGTATGTGGGCATTTCCAACTACAAATCGAAGAAGACACGCAAGGCGGCCAAGCTGCTCAAGGAAATGGGCTGCCCACTGCTGATCCACCAGCCGCGGTACTCGATGTTCGACCGTTGGGTGGAAGAGGATGGACTACTCGAAACGCTTGAGGATGTTGGCGCGGGTTGCATCCCGTTCTCTCCGCTCGCTCAAGGGCTGCTCACGGACCGTTACCTGGACGGTATCCCCGCAGATTCGCGGGTCGCCAAAGAACACGGCTTTCTTTCTGAAGATCAGTTGACCAAAGACGTCCTCAAGCAAATCCGCAAGCTACACGAACTTGCTCAAGGCCGTGGTCAATCGCTCGCACAGATGGCGCTCGCTTGGGTCCTTAGGCGACCGGAAGTTACCACCGTGCTGATTGGAGCGAGTAGCGTGAAGCAGCTTGATGACAATCTTGACTGCCTCGACAAACGCGAGTTCGAGAAGGACGAACTCGCGCAGATCGAAGCGATCCTCAACTGA
- the hemB gene encoding porphobilinogen synthase has translation MPSQLGFFPSTRMRRLRRHDWSRRLVCENQLSVSDLIWPLFIREGENGREPVPSMPGVERLSIDLVVEVVGEAVQLGIPAVALFPATDPALKTEGCEEAINPENLVCRAVRAVKAAHGDSVGVICDVALDPYSSHGQDGLVRDGYVVNNETLEMLCKQSLVQAEAGCDIIAPSDMMDGRIGVIRKSLDEGGYQSVQIMAYAAKYASAFYGPFRDAVGSSGNLGSGDKRTYQMDPANTDEALREVALDIAEGADSVMVKPGMPYLDIVQRVKQEFAVPTFAYQVSGEYAMLNAAAQNGWLDREKVMLESLLAFKRAGADGVLTYFALEVAKLLRKTN, from the coding sequence ATGCCATCCCAATTAGGTTTCTTTCCCTCAACCCGCATGCGTCGCCTGCGGCGGCATGATTGGTCGCGCCGTTTGGTTTGCGAGAATCAGCTTTCGGTGAGCGACCTCATCTGGCCGCTGTTCATCCGTGAGGGAGAGAACGGGCGCGAGCCAGTCCCTTCGATGCCCGGCGTTGAAAGGCTCTCGATCGATCTTGTTGTTGAGGTAGTCGGCGAAGCGGTTCAGTTGGGGATTCCCGCCGTCGCCTTGTTCCCCGCGACGGACCCGGCGCTCAAGACCGAAGGCTGCGAAGAGGCAATTAACCCCGAGAACCTCGTCTGCCGTGCCGTTCGAGCCGTGAAGGCGGCTCACGGCGACTCCGTCGGCGTGATTTGCGACGTGGCGCTCGACCCTTATTCCAGCCATGGTCAGGATGGTTTGGTTCGCGACGGATACGTGGTGAATAATGAGACGCTGGAGATGCTGTGCAAGCAATCACTCGTGCAAGCCGAGGCAGGTTGCGACATCATCGCCCCCAGTGACATGATGGACGGCCGCATCGGGGTGATTCGTAAATCGCTCGACGAAGGTGGCTATCAAAGCGTGCAGATCATGGCCTACGCCGCCAAGTATGCCTCGGCATTCTACGGCCCGTTCCGCGACGCCGTCGGTTCAAGCGGCAACCTCGGCAGCGGCGATAAACGCACCTACCAAATGGACCCCGCGAACACTGACGAAGCCCTCCGCGAAGTCGCCCTCGACATCGCCGAAGGAGCCGACAGCGTGATGGTCAAACCGGGCATGCCGTACCTCGACATCGTGCAGCGCGTGAAGCAGGAGTTCGCCGTCCCCACCTTCGCTTACCAAGTCAGCGGCGAATACGCGATGCTCAACGCGGCAGCCCAAAACGGTTGGCTCGACCGCGAGAAGGTGATGCTGGAGAGTCTGCTTGCGTTCAAGCGTGCGGGTGCGGATGGGGTGCTGACTTACTTTGCTTTAGAAGTGGCTAAGCTGCTTAGAAAAACAAATTAA
- a CDS encoding prepilin peptidase encodes MIDFLTACWFGVIGACVGSFLNVVAYRMPLGMSVIWKPSHCPKCKTQILARDNVPVLGWLWLKGKCRACSEPISPRYAIVEAVMGLTFFVLCYAEVFSGGANLPTGPLTEGRGALENVIEPNWTVLGVYGFHCAALCFLMCLLLIDLDGRPLTWQLFALFFAAVVFRYGWQFKFYETSNEKLSITAQALVGLAVIILGAFSQSRKQDFYSFLFAFLTPMLIFGKGCFTVWILAACFLLLFIRRNAEGKFFVRRGTITSIYVASILQIIFWKQLHALISS; translated from the coding sequence TTGATCGACTTCCTCACTGCTTGCTGGTTCGGCGTTATCGGCGCATGCGTTGGGAGCTTTCTCAACGTCGTCGCCTACCGTATGCCGCTGGGCATGAGCGTCATCTGGAAACCTTCGCACTGCCCGAAATGCAAGACACAGATTCTCGCCCGCGATAATGTGCCCGTATTGGGCTGGCTGTGGCTGAAAGGAAAGTGCCGCGCTTGCAGCGAGCCGATTTCGCCTCGCTATGCAATAGTGGAAGCGGTGATGGGGCTCACCTTTTTCGTGCTGTGCTATGCGGAGGTATTCAGCGGCGGGGCAAACTTACCGACCGGGCCTCTGACTGAGGGGCGTGGGGCGCTGGAGAATGTGATTGAGCCGAATTGGACGGTGCTGGGGGTGTATGGGTTTCATTGTGCCGCCTTGTGTTTTCTTATGTGCTTACTATTGATTGACCTTGATGGCCGTCCCCTTACGTGGCAGCTATTCGCACTCTTTTTTGCAGCCGTAGTATTCAGGTATGGGTGGCAATTCAAGTTTTACGAAACAAGTAACGAGAAGCTTTCCATTACCGCACAGGCGTTAGTCGGACTTGCAGTCATAATACTCGGTGCATTTAGTCAATCAAGAAAGCAAGATTTCTACTCATTTCTATTTGCATTCCTTACGCCGATGTTAATTTTTGGGAAGGGTTGCTTCACAGTGTGGATCTTAGCCGCATGCTTCTTGTTACTCTTTATTCGAAGGAATGCGGAAGGGAAATTTTTCGTCAGAAGAGGGACCATCACTAGCATCTACGTTGCTTCGATCCTCCAAATTATTTTTTGGAAACAACTACACGCACTCATCAGTTCCTAA
- a CDS encoding DUF1080 domain-containing protein, translating to MPKTLLSLCIATLLLSLSMNAQADHHEAKSGKKPEKETGFTPLLGDDAEKLWVGYNKKTWPEHWKLADGVLHRAGGGGDIVTVEKFENFDFRFEWKISEGGNSGVLYHVGLGDNQPYFTGMEYQILDHTKHSDGKSDLTSAAALYAMYPANKKVVKPVGEWNTSRIVVAGNRIEHWLNGKKIVDAVRDGDEWNRRLKASKFATWEKFAKNREGHIALQDHGDLVWYRNMRIKKLPAEEMKKAG from the coding sequence ATGCCCAAGACTCTTCTTTCTCTTTGTATTGCGACTTTACTCCTATCGCTCAGTATGAACGCCCAGGCCGACCACCACGAAGCCAAGAGCGGGAAGAAGCCTGAGAAAGAGACCGGCTTCACGCCCTTGTTGGGCGACGATGCCGAGAAACTTTGGGTCGGCTACAACAAGAAGACTTGGCCGGAACATTGGAAGCTCGCCGATGGTGTCCTCCATCGGGCAGGCGGCGGTGGCGATATCGTCACCGTCGAAAAATTCGAGAACTTCGATTTTCGTTTCGAGTGGAAGATCTCCGAGGGGGGTAACAGCGGTGTTCTCTATCATGTCGGTCTTGGAGACAACCAACCCTACTTCACGGGCATGGAATACCAGATCCTCGATCACACGAAGCACAGCGACGGCAAAAGCGACCTGACTTCGGCTGCCGCACTCTATGCGATGTACCCGGCCAACAAGAAGGTCGTCAAACCCGTGGGCGAGTGGAACACCAGCCGCATCGTCGTCGCTGGCAATCGCATCGAACACTGGCTCAACGGCAAGAAAATCGTCGACGCGGTCCGGGACGGAGACGAATGGAATCGCCGCCTCAAGGCGAGCAAGTTCGCTACTTGGGAGAAGTTCGCCAAGAATCGTGAAGGGCACATCGCCTTGCAGGATCACGGCGACCTCGTTTGGTATCGCAACATGCGGATCAAGAAGCTTCCTGCAGAAGAAATGAAGAAAGCCGGCTAA